Proteins encoded within one genomic window of Brachybacterium sp. P6-10-X1:
- a CDS encoding HAD family phosphatase — MSPVPAPGAGDRTAGAASPGAAFPAASAPDPAPGASAPASVTGSPERFRQVFGDWTPQAVVFDCDGLLLDTESVWQLAQDAVVAAHGARLRREDDAALHGSTIEDAAAILAERSDSSSEALLADLHSAFDRELAGGIRLLPGAREIIVAAGARVPLGCASNSWLESLQDKLHLGGLREHFAVLEASDTVERPKPAPDMYAAAARALGVRPGQALALEDSGTGARAARDAGLRLIAVPAPGHPAPAADLVLDSLTDPDLAAWVATW, encoded by the coding sequence ATGAGTCCCGTCCCCGCCCCCGGCGCAGGTGATCGCACGGCCGGAGCGGCGTCCCCGGGAGCGGCGTTCCCCGCTGCATCGGCTCCTGATCCCGCCCCCGGCGCCTCGGCTCCCGCCTCTGTCACGGGCAGCCCCGAGCGGTTCCGGCAGGTCTTCGGCGACTGGACACCGCAGGCGGTCGTCTTCGACTGCGACGGGCTGCTGCTGGACACCGAGAGCGTCTGGCAGCTCGCCCAGGACGCCGTGGTCGCCGCCCACGGGGCTCGACTGCGCCGGGAGGACGACGCCGCGCTGCACGGCTCGACCATCGAGGACGCGGCCGCGATCCTCGCGGAGCGGTCCGACAGCAGCAGCGAGGCGCTCCTGGCCGACCTCCACAGCGCGTTCGACCGTGAGCTCGCCGGTGGTATCCGCCTGCTCCCGGGTGCCCGCGAGATCATCGTGGCCGCCGGGGCGCGCGTCCCGCTGGGCTGCGCCTCGAACTCGTGGCTGGAATCCCTCCAGGACAAGCTGCACCTCGGAGGCCTGCGCGAGCACTTCGCGGTGCTGGAGGCCTCGGACACCGTCGAGCGCCCGAAGCCGGCCCCCGACATGTACGCCGCGGCGGCCCGTGCCCTCGGGGTCCGGCCGGGCCAGGCCCTCGCCCTCGAGGATTCCGGGACCGGAGCGCGCGCCGCCCGCGACGCCGGGCTGCGCCTCATCGCGGTGCCGGCGCCCGGCCATCCCGCTCCGGCGGCCGATCTCGTCCTGGACTCCCTGACGGACCCGGACCTGGCGGCATGGGTCGCCACCTGGTGA
- a CDS encoding HAD family phosphatase: MSSAPVPLPSSPLDTWPPAWTPAAVIFDFDGLLVDTEAEWVRVQDAYLAMHQVRMNPATRRQVTGQSAEMVVTVIGRLVDKAPEIVAEELLAAHREGLRDREQLVPLPGGMEAVRAVAAKRPVAIASNSPRDMLDHKLEATGLDAVVDAHVAVEDITHPKPAPDIYLRAAEMLGVDPTDCLGFEDSETGASAALSAGLHLIAVPSIPGQDPRAQRRLTTLEDDVLTDWIAGWDVRR; this comes from the coding sequence ATGAGCTCCGCACCCGTGCCCCTGCCGTCGTCCCCGCTGGACACCTGGCCGCCCGCCTGGACCCCCGCCGCCGTCATCTTCGACTTCGACGGGCTGCTGGTGGACACCGAGGCCGAATGGGTCCGTGTGCAGGACGCCTACCTCGCGATGCACCAGGTCCGGATGAACCCCGCCACCCGACGCCAGGTCACCGGGCAATCGGCGGAGATGGTCGTGACCGTGATCGGCCGCCTGGTCGACAAGGCTCCCGAGATCGTCGCCGAGGAACTGCTGGCCGCCCACCGCGAAGGCCTGCGGGATCGCGAGCAGCTGGTGCCGCTGCCCGGAGGCATGGAGGCCGTGCGGGCCGTGGCGGCGAAGCGTCCGGTCGCGATCGCCTCGAACTCACCGCGGGACATGCTCGATCACAAGCTCGAGGCCACCGGCCTGGACGCGGTGGTCGACGCTCACGTCGCGGTCGAGGACATCACCCATCCCAAGCCCGCACCGGACATCTACCTGCGGGCCGCCGAGATGCTCGGCGTCGACCCCACCGACTGCCTCGGCTTCGAGGACTCAGAGACCGGAGCGTCCGCCGCGCTCTCCGCCGGGCTGCACCTGATCGCCGTGCCGTCCATCCCCGGGCAGGATCCCCGCGCCCAGCGCCGCCTGACCACCCTCGAGGACGACGTGCTGACCGACTGGATCGCCGGCTGGGACGTGCGGCGATGA
- a CDS encoding O-acetylhomoserine aminocarboxypropyltransferase/cysteine synthase family protein, whose translation MTEQPQKFETLAVHAGQQPDSDAGSRALPIHQTTSFVFPTAESAADRFALAEAGPIYTRITNPTQSAVEDRVAALEGGAAGLLVASGQSAITLSILNLAGAGDSVAVSPSLYGGSYNLFKHTLSRLGITAQWVDDPTDPASWRAAADETTRAFFVESIPNPKQDIPDLRAVADVAHEVGVPLIVDNTVATPFLLRPLEHGADVVVHSATKFLGGHGTSIAGVIVDGDSFDFSAQAEKYPQFTEPDESYNGLVFAGVPAAFATRARTNLLRDLGPAISPFNAFLIGQGLETLPLRMERHLENTHQVAAFLEADDRVGTVTWASLDSSPYKATADTYLPRGAGSVLGFVLPGGLEAGRRFVDALTLHSHVANIGDVRSLVIHPASTTHSQLSEEEQRAAGIEPGFVRLSVGVEHIDDILADIERGLVAAS comes from the coding sequence GTGACCGAGCAGCCCCAGAAGTTCGAGACCCTGGCAGTCCACGCCGGCCAGCAGCCGGACTCCGACGCCGGTTCGCGCGCCCTGCCGATCCACCAGACCACCAGCTTCGTGTTCCCGACGGCGGAGTCCGCTGCGGACCGTTTCGCGCTGGCGGAGGCCGGCCCCATCTACACCCGCATCACCAACCCCACCCAGAGCGCGGTCGAGGACCGGGTCGCCGCTCTCGAGGGCGGTGCGGCCGGTCTTCTGGTGGCCTCCGGGCAGAGCGCCATCACGCTGTCGATCCTGAACCTCGCCGGCGCCGGGGATTCCGTGGCGGTCTCGCCGAGCCTGTACGGCGGGTCGTACAACCTGTTCAAGCACACCCTGAGCCGCCTGGGCATCACGGCGCAGTGGGTGGACGATCCCACAGACCCTGCTTCCTGGCGTGCCGCGGCCGACGAGACCACGCGGGCGTTCTTCGTCGAGTCGATCCCCAACCCCAAGCAGGACATCCCGGACCTGCGGGCCGTCGCCGACGTCGCCCACGAGGTCGGGGTGCCGCTGATCGTCGACAACACCGTCGCCACCCCGTTCCTGCTGCGGCCGCTCGAGCACGGCGCCGACGTCGTCGTCCACTCCGCCACCAAGTTCCTCGGCGGCCACGGCACCTCGATCGCCGGCGTGATCGTGGACGGCGACAGCTTCGACTTCTCCGCCCAGGCCGAGAAGTACCCGCAGTTCACCGAGCCCGACGAGTCCTACAACGGCCTCGTCTTCGCCGGGGTGCCCGCCGCTTTCGCGACCCGTGCCCGCACCAACCTCCTGCGTGACCTCGGCCCGGCCATCTCCCCGTTCAACGCCTTCCTCATCGGGCAGGGCCTGGAGACGCTGCCGCTGCGCATGGAGCGCCATCTGGAGAACACGCACCAGGTCGCAGCCTTCCTCGAGGCCGACGACCGCGTGGGCACCGTGACCTGGGCGTCCCTGGACTCGTCCCCCTACAAGGCGACCGCGGACACGTATCTCCCGCGCGGTGCGGGCAGCGTGCTCGGATTCGTCCTGCCCGGTGGTCTCGAGGCCGGCCGTCGCTTCGTCGACGCTCTCACCCTGCACTCGCACGTGGCGAACATCGGCGACGTGCGGTCCCTGGTGATCCACCCCGCCTCGACCACCCACTCCCAGCTCAGCGAGGAGGAGCAGCGCGCCGCCGGCATCGAGCCCGGCTTCGTGCGCCTGAGCGTCGGCGTCGAGCACATCGACGACATCCTCGCCGATATCGAGCGGGGGCTGGTCGCCGCGAGCTGA